One region of Myxocyprinus asiaticus isolate MX2 ecotype Aquarium Trade chromosome 38, UBuf_Myxa_2, whole genome shotgun sequence genomic DNA includes:
- the LOC127428694 gene encoding RNA-binding protein 4B-like isoform X3, translating to MRVFWGAMDDSNGVKLFVGNLDSETTQDDLIRLFAPYGEVVNITVLRQFAFIHLQGVGAADRAIRDLNGLDYCGRNLVVEESKGRPLNSIKVFVGNLCASCTTENLFDLFSPYGKVLDCEKVKTKPSSLVGYSFVYMERKEDAEQAIEGVHGTLFMGRPLAVELSKAQPTTNKVPCASCGAHGHFAGECPINRPPIEHHQSQAAVLAAAAAAAAGLPLQVQQSVHNSFYNTASTDPTFAALKDLTTSRVDGKPVSAAVYGALASQIYGAVANQVFSSAKSHSADGYPNEAEVPSGAVNPVYGANSSLYSASPAYGTMEGTEPDPQAMFEAARARFFEQGQQVLAEQQAVTKFDRDRSPIRRSAPLLPDPVSQSLSQTRPKRRALLPTPPGGPEIPAVKNGDPIARCYAEYYQQYQQYQQYQQYQQYQQYQQYQYSYPPPPPPPPMPMMPPATMDPQQLAAPGTAASSRVYEPPSTHKEPLLRRPDYPHLHTSESPYR from the exons atgagg GTATTCTGGGGTGCAATGGACGACAGCAACGGTGTGAAGCTCTTTGTTGGGAATCTGGATTCGGAAACAACTCAAGATGACCTAATTAGGCTTTTTGCCCCTTACGGAGAAGTGGTGAACATAACTGTACTGAGGCAGTTTGCCTTTATCCATCTGCAGGGAGTTGGGGCTGCTGACCGTGCCATCCGCGATCTGAATGGTCTAGATTACTGCGGCCGGAACCTTGTAGTTGAGGAATCCAAAGGCAGGCCCCTCAATTCCATCAAAGTATTTGTGGGAAACCTGTGTGCTTCCTGTACTACTGAAAATCTGTTTGATCTCTTTTCACCTTACGGAAAAGTTCTTGATTGCGAAAAAGTAAAGA CTAAGCCCTCTTCTTTAGTAGGCTACTCCTTTGTGTACATGGAGCGCAAAGAGGATGCAGAACAAGCCATTGAGGGTGTTCACGGGACCTTATTTATGGGCCGTCCACTCGCAGTGGAGCTTTCAAAAGCACAGCCGACCACAAACAAGGTCCCATGTGCCAGCTGTGGTGCACACGGTCACTTTGCAGGAGAATGTCCAATCAACAGGCCTCCTATTGAGCACCACCAGAGTCAAGCAGCCGTCTTAGCTGCTGCTGCGGCCGCTGCTGCAGGGCTTCCCCTTCAGGTTCAACAGAGTGTCCACAACTCTTTCTACAACACGGCAAGCACTGACCCAACATTTGCAGCTCTGAAAGACTTGACCACTTCCAGGGTTGACGGCAAACCCGTCAGCGCTGCAGTCTACGGGGCCCTGGCGAGTCAGATTTACGGTGCCGTCGCAAATCAGGTGTTCAGCTCAGCGAAGAGTCATTCTGCAGACGGCTACCCCAATGAAGCAGAAGTGCCATCAGGCGCTGTAAACCCCGTCTATGGAGCAAATTCCTCTTTGTACAGTGCAAGTCCAGCTTATGGGACCATGGAAGGCACAGAGCCTGACCCCCAAGCCATGTTTGAAGCTGCCCGGGCCCGATTCTTTGAGCAGGGACAACAAGTGCTAGCGGAACAGCAAGCAGTGACCAAATTTGATCGAGACCGAAGCCCAATACGCCGCTCAGCCCCATTACTACCTGACCCAGTTTCCCAGTCATTGTCGCAGACACGACCCAAACGGCGGGCCCTTCTCCCAACACCACCTGGTGGACCGGAAATACCTGCTGTTAAAAATGGAGACCCGATTGCGAG GTGCTATGCAGAGTACTATCAGCAGTACCAGCAGTACCAACAGTACCAACAATACCAGCAGTACCAACAGTATCAGCAATACCAGTACAGCTACCCACCACCTCCTCCACCACCTCCGATGCCCATGATGCCTCCAGCCACAATGGATCCACAACAGCTTGCTGCCCCTGGCACTGCTGCTTCATCAAGAGTGTATGAGCCACCCTCAACACACAAGGAGCCCCTCCTACGTCGCCCTGATTACCCTCACCTGCACACATCTGAGTCCCCATATCGATAG
- the LOC127428924 gene encoding ras and Rab interactor 2-like isoform X1, translating into MQGDPVYDYPDSQPVGEKRVCLQRGSLKSISVLDRLLLTHPVWLQLSINSATALHILRREPSGTFLVRKSSTSQKKMLCVRLADDSTPSFFKQFFIREEDSAFSLESSAISFPDLCRLVAFYCVSRDVLPFTLELPEAIAKASSHKQLESISHMGVEFWSSQLNVRGPRNGPPDKHLPPAPSPQDCSTPTDPNPTPFQELCQIRTRRPCELNFGGGKELCFINPLFLQEYPGRSAMHRRHNFKSSMKVRVSTENSSPLSPPAVPPPPPPLMAKAKCKARLKAAKLATPPVAVQASEEAIKKTEPVQETTDYMRPCAELWKRASTMVAPTLSPTAEEDDYQMPKALQKGHPKILEKEGQEEDEEEGLMLEKRRAPSLSELDSSSSLSSLDETEESPERPPLIRGTSNPIIPCQSPPQKSISALRKMSAVFMSFFKPEKRVMRLVEDLSRDRCMAFGALVQDFLRQQREVLKPQCLTSAVQLLQDLRLFISHAKTFLQECGELEPPIETLLPENEKDQALEKAMFRCVLKPLKPQIDAALWNLHKQDGSIQRMMDSLQRAKGALAKELFGVQVGVPDAQGIEKIRHKLTLMQQAYSPIDKVLLLLQICKLIYKAMKNKSGQEFGADDFLPALSYVMVLCNMPEISLEVEYMMELLETSWLTGEGGYYLTSVYASLNLIQSQPEGVPPSGLTNQARESLKEWSRRRSNETTNQKDNKLHQRFVKVLFQDGDNSVVKTLLWKTGVNGEAMAQFCAVKFGVDWPEDYSLYCRRDGDLMPLPFNAQIQDLQSMGASGVPLVYQASNQDASSQKLNREGAVDLTEEAS; encoded by the exons ATGCAGGGTGACCCTGTGTACGACTATCCTGACTCTCAGCCTGTAGGGGAAAAACGGGTATGTCTACAGCGAGGATCCCTGAAGAGCATCAGTGTACTGGACCGGCTTCTGCTTACACACCCTGTGTGGCTTCAGCTGTCCATCAACTCAGCTACAGCTTTGCACATCCTACGGCGTGAGCCTTCTGGG ACCTTCCTGGTGCGAAAGTCCAGCACATCGCAGAAAAAAATGCTCTGCGTCCGGCTAGCTGATGACAGCACGCCGTCCTTCTTTAAACAGTTTTTCATCCGAGAAGAGGACTCCG CATTCTCCTTGGAAAGCTCAGCTATCAGTTTTCCAGACCTGTGTAGACTGGTTGCCTTCTATTGTGTTAGTCG GGATGTCCTTCCTTTCACTCTGGAGCTGCCCGAGGCCATAGCAAAGGCTTCCTCGCATAAACAGTTGGAGTCAATTTCTCATATGGGTGTGG AGTTCTGGAGTTCCCAATTAAATGTCCGTGGTCCTCGTAATGGACCTCCAGACAAACACTTGCCCCCAGCTCCAAGCCCACAAGACTGCTCTACGCCCACTGACCCAAACCCTACCCCATTCCAGGAGCTTTGTCAAATCCGAACACGGAGACCCTGCGAGTTGAATTTCGGGGGAGGGAAAGAATTGTGTTTCATCAACCCTCTCTTCCTGCAAGAATACCCTGGTCGCAGCGCCATGCACAGACGTCATAATTTCAAATCCAGCATGAAGGTCCGTGTCTCCACTGAAAATTCTAGCCCTCTATCACCACCTGCCGTCCCACCCCCTCCACCACCATTAATGGCTAAAGCCAAATGCAAAGCTAGATTGAAAGCTGCAAAGCTGGCAACCCCACCTGTTGCAGTTCAAGCCAGCGAGGAAGCTATCAAGAAGACAGAACCTGTGCAAGAAACCACAGACTATATGCGGCCTTGTGCAGAGTTGTGGAAGAGGGCTTCCACCATGGTCGCCCCTACCCTTTCTCCCACTGCTGAGGAAGATGACTATCAGATGCCCAAAGCTCTTCAGAAG GGCCACCCGAAAATCCTGGAGAAGGAAGGAcaggaggaagatgaggaggaagGACTGATGCTGGAAAAGCGACGTGCTCCGTCCCTCAGCGAGCTGGATAGCAGCAGTTCCCTTAGTAGCCTCGATGAGACAGAGGAAAGTCCTGAGCGTCCTCCCCTCATACGTGGCACCAGCAATCCTATCATTCCGTGTCAGTCACCTCCACAGAAGTCCATCTCAGCCCTGCGCAAGATGAGCGCCGTCTTCATGTCCTTTTTCAAACCAGAGAAGCGGGTGATGCGGCTGGTGGAGGACTTGTCTCGTGACCGCTGTATGGCATTCGGCGCTCTTGTTCAGGATTTTCTGAGGCAGCAGAGAGAGGTGTTAAAGCCCCAGTGCTTGACCTCTGCTGTACAGCTGCTTCAAGATTTGCGTCTTTTCATAAGTCACGCCAAGACGTTCCTCCAAGAGTGCGGAGAGCTGGAACCTCCAATAGAGACTCTTCTTCCTGAAAACGAGAAag ACCAAGCACTGGAGAAGGCCATGTTCCGCTGCGTGCTGAAGCCTCTGAAGCCACAGATTGATGCAGCACTTTGGAATCTGCACAAGCAAGATGGTTCCATCCAGAGAATGATGGACAGCCTGCAAAGAGCTAAAGGAGCCTTGGCAAAGGAACTTTTTGGGGTTCAGGTGGGTGTACCTGATGCCCAGGGCATTGaaaaaattaggcacaaactGACTCTAATGCAACAGGCCTATTCACCCATAGACAAAGTGCTGCTGCTCTTGCAGATCTGCAAACTCATATACAAagcaatgaaaaacaaatcag GTCAAGAATTTGGAGCAGATGACTTCTTGCCTGCTCTCTCCTATGTGATGGTGTTGTGCAATATGCCCGAGATCTCTCTGGAGGTGGAGTATATGATGGAGCTTTTGGAAACCTCTTGGCTTACAGGAGAAG GTGGTTACTATCTGACAAGTGTCTATGCCAGTCTGAATCTGATCCAGAGTCAGCCAGAGGGTGTGCCACCCAGCGGCCTTACAAACCAAGCTAGAGAGTCTCTGAAGGAATGGAGCCGGCGTCGAAGCAATGAAACCACAAATCAGAAAGACAACAAATTGCACCAG AGGTTTGTAAAAGTGCTGTTCCAAGATGGGGACAATAGCGTGGTGAAAACTCTGCTGTGGAAGACTGGGGTCAACGGTGAGGCTATGGCTCAGTTCTGTGCTGTGAAGTTTGGGGTGGACTGGCCTGAGGATTACAGCCTGTACTGCAGAAGGGATGGGGATTTAATGCCTCTACCATTTAATGCCCAGATCCAAGACCTGCAGAGCATGGGCGCAAGTGGGGTTCCTCTTGTCTACCAGGCATCCAATCAGGACGCAAGTTCCCAGAAGCTGAACAGAGAGGGAGCAGTGGATCTCACAGAAGAGGCTTCATAA
- the LOC127428924 gene encoding ras and Rab interactor 2-like isoform X2, with amino-acid sequence MQGDPVYDYPDSQPVGEKRVCLQRGSLKSISVLDRLLLTHPVWLQLSINSATALHILRREPSGTFLVRKSSTSQKKMLCVRLADDSTPSFFKQFFIREEDSAFSLESSAISFPDLCRLVAFYCVSRDVLPFTLELPEAIAKASSHKQLESISHMGVEFWSSQLNVRGPRNGPPDKHLPPAPSPQDCSTPTDPNPTPFQELCQIRTRRPCELNFGGGKELCFINPLFLQEYPGRSAMHRRHNFKSSMKVRVSTENSSPLSPPAVPPPPPPLMAKAKCKARLKAAKLATPPVAVQASEEAIKKTEPVQETTDYMRPCAELWKRASTMVAPTLSPTAEEDDYQMPKALQKGHPKILEKEGQEEDEEEGLMLEKRRAPSLSELDSSSSLSSLDETEESPERPPLIRGTSNPIIPCQSPPQKSISALRKMSAVFMSFFKPEKRVMRLVEDLSRDRCMAFGALVQDFLRQQREVLKPQCLTSAVQLLQDLRLFISHAKTFLQECGELEPPIETLLPENEKDQALEKAMFRCVLKPLKPQIDAALWNLHKQDGSIQRMMDSLQRAKGALAKELFGVQVGVPDAQGIEKIRHKLTLMQQAYSPIDKVLLLLQICKLIYKAMKNKSGQEFGADDFLPALSYVMVLCNMPEISLEVEYMMELLETSWLTGEGGYYLTSVYASLNLIQSQPEGVPPSGLTNQARESLKEWSRRRSNETTNQKDNKLHQRFVKVLFQDGDNSVVKTLLWKTGVNDPRPAEHGRKWGSSCLPGIQSGRKFPEAEQRGSSGSHRRGFIICDFLSFRSNTWCQQFCISTEFIYCQL; translated from the exons ATGCAGGGTGACCCTGTGTACGACTATCCTGACTCTCAGCCTGTAGGGGAAAAACGGGTATGTCTACAGCGAGGATCCCTGAAGAGCATCAGTGTACTGGACCGGCTTCTGCTTACACACCCTGTGTGGCTTCAGCTGTCCATCAACTCAGCTACAGCTTTGCACATCCTACGGCGTGAGCCTTCTGGG ACCTTCCTGGTGCGAAAGTCCAGCACATCGCAGAAAAAAATGCTCTGCGTCCGGCTAGCTGATGACAGCACGCCGTCCTTCTTTAAACAGTTTTTCATCCGAGAAGAGGACTCCG CATTCTCCTTGGAAAGCTCAGCTATCAGTTTTCCAGACCTGTGTAGACTGGTTGCCTTCTATTGTGTTAGTCG GGATGTCCTTCCTTTCACTCTGGAGCTGCCCGAGGCCATAGCAAAGGCTTCCTCGCATAAACAGTTGGAGTCAATTTCTCATATGGGTGTGG AGTTCTGGAGTTCCCAATTAAATGTCCGTGGTCCTCGTAATGGACCTCCAGACAAACACTTGCCCCCAGCTCCAAGCCCACAAGACTGCTCTACGCCCACTGACCCAAACCCTACCCCATTCCAGGAGCTTTGTCAAATCCGAACACGGAGACCCTGCGAGTTGAATTTCGGGGGAGGGAAAGAATTGTGTTTCATCAACCCTCTCTTCCTGCAAGAATACCCTGGTCGCAGCGCCATGCACAGACGTCATAATTTCAAATCCAGCATGAAGGTCCGTGTCTCCACTGAAAATTCTAGCCCTCTATCACCACCTGCCGTCCCACCCCCTCCACCACCATTAATGGCTAAAGCCAAATGCAAAGCTAGATTGAAAGCTGCAAAGCTGGCAACCCCACCTGTTGCAGTTCAAGCCAGCGAGGAAGCTATCAAGAAGACAGAACCTGTGCAAGAAACCACAGACTATATGCGGCCTTGTGCAGAGTTGTGGAAGAGGGCTTCCACCATGGTCGCCCCTACCCTTTCTCCCACTGCTGAGGAAGATGACTATCAGATGCCCAAAGCTCTTCAGAAG GGCCACCCGAAAATCCTGGAGAAGGAAGGAcaggaggaagatgaggaggaagGACTGATGCTGGAAAAGCGACGTGCTCCGTCCCTCAGCGAGCTGGATAGCAGCAGTTCCCTTAGTAGCCTCGATGAGACAGAGGAAAGTCCTGAGCGTCCTCCCCTCATACGTGGCACCAGCAATCCTATCATTCCGTGTCAGTCACCTCCACAGAAGTCCATCTCAGCCCTGCGCAAGATGAGCGCCGTCTTCATGTCCTTTTTCAAACCAGAGAAGCGGGTGATGCGGCTGGTGGAGGACTTGTCTCGTGACCGCTGTATGGCATTCGGCGCTCTTGTTCAGGATTTTCTGAGGCAGCAGAGAGAGGTGTTAAAGCCCCAGTGCTTGACCTCTGCTGTACAGCTGCTTCAAGATTTGCGTCTTTTCATAAGTCACGCCAAGACGTTCCTCCAAGAGTGCGGAGAGCTGGAACCTCCAATAGAGACTCTTCTTCCTGAAAACGAGAAag ACCAAGCACTGGAGAAGGCCATGTTCCGCTGCGTGCTGAAGCCTCTGAAGCCACAGATTGATGCAGCACTTTGGAATCTGCACAAGCAAGATGGTTCCATCCAGAGAATGATGGACAGCCTGCAAAGAGCTAAAGGAGCCTTGGCAAAGGAACTTTTTGGGGTTCAGGTGGGTGTACCTGATGCCCAGGGCATTGaaaaaattaggcacaaactGACTCTAATGCAACAGGCCTATTCACCCATAGACAAAGTGCTGCTGCTCTTGCAGATCTGCAAACTCATATACAAagcaatgaaaaacaaatcag GTCAAGAATTTGGAGCAGATGACTTCTTGCCTGCTCTCTCCTATGTGATGGTGTTGTGCAATATGCCCGAGATCTCTCTGGAGGTGGAGTATATGATGGAGCTTTTGGAAACCTCTTGGCTTACAGGAGAAG GTGGTTACTATCTGACAAGTGTCTATGCCAGTCTGAATCTGATCCAGAGTCAGCCAGAGGGTGTGCCACCCAGCGGCCTTACAAACCAAGCTAGAGAGTCTCTGAAGGAATGGAGCCGGCGTCGAAGCAATGAAACCACAAATCAGAAAGACAACAAATTGCACCAG AGGTTTGTAAAAGTGCTGTTCCAAGATGGGGACAATAGCGTGGTGAAAACTCTGCTGTGGAAGACTGGGGTCAACG ATCCAAGACCTGCAGAGCATGGGCGCAAGTGGGGTTCCTCTTGTCTACCAGGCATCCAATCAGGACGCAAGTTCCCAGAAGCTGAACAGAGAGGGAGCAGTGGATCTCACAGAAGAGGCTTCATAATATGTGACTTTCTGTCATTTAGGTCAAACACTTGGTGCCAACAATTCTGCATTtccactgaatttatttattgtCAACTGTAA
- the LOC127428694 gene encoding RNA-binding protein 4B-like isoform X1 → MRVFWGAMDDSNGVKLFVGNLDSETTQDDLIRLFAPYGEVVNITVLRQFAFIHLQGVGAADRAIRDLNGLDYCGRNLVVEESKGRPLNSIKVFVGNLCASCTTENLFDLFSPYGKVLDCEKVKTKPSSLVGYSFVYMERKEDAEQAIEGVHGTLFMGRPLAVELSKAQPTTNKVPCASCGAHGHFAGECPINRPPIEHHQSQAAVLAAAAAAAAGLPLQVQQSVHNSFYNTASTDPTFAALKDLTTSRVDGKPVSAAVYGALASQIYGAVANQVFSSAKSHSADGYPNEAEVPSGAVNPVYGANSSLYSASPAYGTMEGTEPDPQAMFEAARARFFEQGQQVLAEQQAVTKFDRDRSPIRRSAPLLPDPVSQSLSQTRPKRRALLPTPPGGPEIPAVKNGDPIARCYAEYYQQYQQYQQYQQYQQYQQYQQYQYSYPPPPPPPPMPMMPPATMDPQQLAAPGTAASSRVMPLRQSSVFHSKEIWWGTHTKLTWHTQPIYSPFTLTTINT, encoded by the exons atgagg GTATTCTGGGGTGCAATGGACGACAGCAACGGTGTGAAGCTCTTTGTTGGGAATCTGGATTCGGAAACAACTCAAGATGACCTAATTAGGCTTTTTGCCCCTTACGGAGAAGTGGTGAACATAACTGTACTGAGGCAGTTTGCCTTTATCCATCTGCAGGGAGTTGGGGCTGCTGACCGTGCCATCCGCGATCTGAATGGTCTAGATTACTGCGGCCGGAACCTTGTAGTTGAGGAATCCAAAGGCAGGCCCCTCAATTCCATCAAAGTATTTGTGGGAAACCTGTGTGCTTCCTGTACTACTGAAAATCTGTTTGATCTCTTTTCACCTTACGGAAAAGTTCTTGATTGCGAAAAAGTAAAGA CTAAGCCCTCTTCTTTAGTAGGCTACTCCTTTGTGTACATGGAGCGCAAAGAGGATGCAGAACAAGCCATTGAGGGTGTTCACGGGACCTTATTTATGGGCCGTCCACTCGCAGTGGAGCTTTCAAAAGCACAGCCGACCACAAACAAGGTCCCATGTGCCAGCTGTGGTGCACACGGTCACTTTGCAGGAGAATGTCCAATCAACAGGCCTCCTATTGAGCACCACCAGAGTCAAGCAGCCGTCTTAGCTGCTGCTGCGGCCGCTGCTGCAGGGCTTCCCCTTCAGGTTCAACAGAGTGTCCACAACTCTTTCTACAACACGGCAAGCACTGACCCAACATTTGCAGCTCTGAAAGACTTGACCACTTCCAGGGTTGACGGCAAACCCGTCAGCGCTGCAGTCTACGGGGCCCTGGCGAGTCAGATTTACGGTGCCGTCGCAAATCAGGTGTTCAGCTCAGCGAAGAGTCATTCTGCAGACGGCTACCCCAATGAAGCAGAAGTGCCATCAGGCGCTGTAAACCCCGTCTATGGAGCAAATTCCTCTTTGTACAGTGCAAGTCCAGCTTATGGGACCATGGAAGGCACAGAGCCTGACCCCCAAGCCATGTTTGAAGCTGCCCGGGCCCGATTCTTTGAGCAGGGACAACAAGTGCTAGCGGAACAGCAAGCAGTGACCAAATTTGATCGAGACCGAAGCCCAATACGCCGCTCAGCCCCATTACTACCTGACCCAGTTTCCCAGTCATTGTCGCAGACACGACCCAAACGGCGGGCCCTTCTCCCAACACCACCTGGTGGACCGGAAATACCTGCTGTTAAAAATGGAGACCCGATTGCGAG GTGCTATGCAGAGTACTATCAGCAGTACCAGCAGTACCAACAGTACCAACAATACCAGCAGTACCAACAGTATCAGCAATACCAGTACAGCTACCCACCACCTCCTCCACCACCTCCGATGCCCATGATGCCTCCAGCCACAATGGATCCACAACAGCTTGCTGCCCCTGGCACTGCTGCTTCATCAAGAGT AATGCCCCTCAGGCAGTCTTCAGTCTTTCATTCCAAAGAAATATGGTGGGGTACACACACAAAACTCACTTGGCACACACAACCCATATACtcaccattcactctcaccaCAATCAACACTTGa
- the LOC127428694 gene encoding RNA-binding protein 4B-like isoform X2, with translation MDDSNGVKLFVGNLDSETTQDDLIRLFAPYGEVVNITVLRQFAFIHLQGVGAADRAIRDLNGLDYCGRNLVVEESKGRPLNSIKVFVGNLCASCTTENLFDLFSPYGKVLDCEKVKTKPSSLVGYSFVYMERKEDAEQAIEGVHGTLFMGRPLAVELSKAQPTTNKVPCASCGAHGHFAGECPINRPPIEHHQSQAAVLAAAAAAAAGLPLQVQQSVHNSFYNTASTDPTFAALKDLTTSRVDGKPVSAAVYGALASQIYGAVANQVFSSAKSHSADGYPNEAEVPSGAVNPVYGANSSLYSASPAYGTMEGTEPDPQAMFEAARARFFEQGQQVLAEQQAVTKFDRDRSPIRRSAPLLPDPVSQSLSQTRPKRRALLPTPPGGPEIPAVKNGDPIARCYAEYYQQYQQYQQYQQYQQYQQYQQYQYSYPPPPPPPPMPMMPPATMDPQQLAAPGTAASSRVMPLRQSSVFHSKEIWWGTHTKLTWHTQPIYSPFTLTTINT, from the exons ATGGACGACAGCAACGGTGTGAAGCTCTTTGTTGGGAATCTGGATTCGGAAACAACTCAAGATGACCTAATTAGGCTTTTTGCCCCTTACGGAGAAGTGGTGAACATAACTGTACTGAGGCAGTTTGCCTTTATCCATCTGCAGGGAGTTGGGGCTGCTGACCGTGCCATCCGCGATCTGAATGGTCTAGATTACTGCGGCCGGAACCTTGTAGTTGAGGAATCCAAAGGCAGGCCCCTCAATTCCATCAAAGTATTTGTGGGAAACCTGTGTGCTTCCTGTACTACTGAAAATCTGTTTGATCTCTTTTCACCTTACGGAAAAGTTCTTGATTGCGAAAAAGTAAAGA CTAAGCCCTCTTCTTTAGTAGGCTACTCCTTTGTGTACATGGAGCGCAAAGAGGATGCAGAACAAGCCATTGAGGGTGTTCACGGGACCTTATTTATGGGCCGTCCACTCGCAGTGGAGCTTTCAAAAGCACAGCCGACCACAAACAAGGTCCCATGTGCCAGCTGTGGTGCACACGGTCACTTTGCAGGAGAATGTCCAATCAACAGGCCTCCTATTGAGCACCACCAGAGTCAAGCAGCCGTCTTAGCTGCTGCTGCGGCCGCTGCTGCAGGGCTTCCCCTTCAGGTTCAACAGAGTGTCCACAACTCTTTCTACAACACGGCAAGCACTGACCCAACATTTGCAGCTCTGAAAGACTTGACCACTTCCAGGGTTGACGGCAAACCCGTCAGCGCTGCAGTCTACGGGGCCCTGGCGAGTCAGATTTACGGTGCCGTCGCAAATCAGGTGTTCAGCTCAGCGAAGAGTCATTCTGCAGACGGCTACCCCAATGAAGCAGAAGTGCCATCAGGCGCTGTAAACCCCGTCTATGGAGCAAATTCCTCTTTGTACAGTGCAAGTCCAGCTTATGGGACCATGGAAGGCACAGAGCCTGACCCCCAAGCCATGTTTGAAGCTGCCCGGGCCCGATTCTTTGAGCAGGGACAACAAGTGCTAGCGGAACAGCAAGCAGTGACCAAATTTGATCGAGACCGAAGCCCAATACGCCGCTCAGCCCCATTACTACCTGACCCAGTTTCCCAGTCATTGTCGCAGACACGACCCAAACGGCGGGCCCTTCTCCCAACACCACCTGGTGGACCGGAAATACCTGCTGTTAAAAATGGAGACCCGATTGCGAG GTGCTATGCAGAGTACTATCAGCAGTACCAGCAGTACCAACAGTACCAACAATACCAGCAGTACCAACAGTATCAGCAATACCAGTACAGCTACCCACCACCTCCTCCACCACCTCCGATGCCCATGATGCCTCCAGCCACAATGGATCCACAACAGCTTGCTGCCCCTGGCACTGCTGCTTCATCAAGAGT AATGCCCCTCAGGCAGTCTTCAGTCTTTCATTCCAAAGAAATATGGTGGGGTACACACACAAAACTCACTTGGCACACACAACCCATATACtcaccattcactctcaccaCAATCAACACTTGa